From the Elusimicrobiota bacterium genome, one window contains:
- a CDS encoding PorV/PorQ family protein, which produces MLKVMNVVMLATLFTGIMCISKVEAGVGSSAMQFLKVGVGAKQEGMGGAQVAVAEDVNSVYWNPAGLGSVSATEFSFMHLSYFEGISYEYLAFGHPVSESSTIGLQVMYLNYGSIDKTLEDSAGAYDAVGSVGSYSPKDIGGAISYGKQVDDTINVGGSLKIASQKIDTDNTSGFGLDLGVEYVPVKGGIQLGLAVQNLGGKVGSDSMPGNIKAGLGKKFSAFEGENNLTLAVDVNYGLDTAITKENIGMELMLAEMIGIRAGYKLGYDEETYTLGGGFRIAGESSTFNLDYAFVPTKDLGDTHRISLGIRFGGKE; this is translated from the coding sequence ATGTTAAAAGTGATGAATGTCGTTATGTTAGCAACATTGTTTACTGGAATTATGTGTATCAGCAAAGTAGAAGCCGGTGTCGGCAGCTCAGCAATGCAGTTTTTAAAAGTAGGAGTAGGTGCCAAGCAGGAAGGAATGGGTGGCGCGCAGGTAGCAGTAGCCGAAGATGTCAATAGCGTGTATTGGAATCCGGCAGGGTTAGGGTCAGTTAGTGCGACCGAATTCTCCTTTATGCATTTATCATATTTTGAAGGAATAAGTTACGAGTATTTGGCGTTCGGACATCCTGTTAGTGAAAGTTCTACAATTGGTTTACAGGTAATGTACCTTAATTATGGCAGTATTGATAAGACGTTAGAAGATTCTGCAGGCGCATATGATGCAGTAGGTAGTGTGGGCAGTTACAGTCCAAAGGATATTGGTGGCGCGATAAGTTACGGCAAACAGGTAGATGATACAATAAATGTAGGTGGCAGTTTGAAGATAGCAAGCCAGAAGATAGACACAGACAATACATCCGGGTTTGGATTAGACTTAGGAGTAGAGTATGTTCCTGTTAAAGGTGGAATTCAATTAGGTTTAGCGGTACAGAATTTAGGCGGTAAAGTAGGAAGTGATAGTATGCCGGGTAATATAAAGGCAGGTTTAGGCAAGAAGTTCTCAGCATTTGAAGGTGAGAACAATTTAACGCTCGCAGTTGATGTCAATTATGGATTAGACACTGCAATTACGAAAGAGAATATCGGTATGGAGTTAATGCTCGCGGAGATGATAGGAATCCGAGCAGGCTACAAGCTCGGATATGATGAAGAGACATATACATTAGGTGGCGGGTTTAGGATAGCCGGTGAAAGTTCAACATTTAATTTAGATTATGCGTTTGTTCCGACAAAAGATTTAGGCGATACACACAGGATATCGTTAGGTATAAGGTTTGGAGGGAAAGAGTAA